Proteins from a genomic interval of Onychostoma macrolepis isolate SWU-2019 chromosome 17, ASM1243209v1, whole genome shotgun sequence:
- the fam98a gene encoding protein FAM98A encodes MECTDILDSLEDLGYQGPLLEDGALETAVTGGAASPEFTKLCAWLVSELKLYCKLEENVQATNCPSEAEGFQLEMSGLLAELCCPYPALITGEVTKRLLNANNCMLLLSFLISELESSRMILVNQPQKKGQETGGSKVFMELKGICMALGMSKPPPNITMFQFFSGIEKKLKEALSKVPSSHIGEPLLKKPLGPVHWEKIEAINQALVNEYDVRRKMLLKRLDVTVQSFGWSVKAKTHADKLSKVYQPLRVVLAAKTRVSVAHLFAAREDLSKILRTSSGHIREKTACAINKVLMGRVPDRGGRPNEIEAPPPEMPTWQKRQDGPQGGGGGQYYSGGGGGGRGGGRGGYDQQQGGRGGHERGGGGRGGRGDHRGGKAQGNWQDGSGGGGYQGHYQDGGYRGGYGGGGGGGYQGGQQGSGYQGGQQGPGYPGGGYQGGGGGYQHEGYYQDGGRHQERGGRGGGGRGGRGRGGGGGGGGGGRGSGQGGGWGGRGGQNYNQGGQFEQFFQQGGQQYNQAGFGQGRQFTS; translated from the exons ATGGAGTGTACTGATATTCTTGATTCTTTGGAGGACCTAGG ATACCAGGGTCCACTCCTAGAGGACGGAGCTCTTGAGACGGCTGTGACTGGTGGTGCTGCATCTCCAGAGTTCACTAAACTGTGTGCCTGGCTTGTGTCTGAGCTCAAGCTCTACTGTAAACTAGAGGAGAATGTGCAGGCGACCAACT GTCCGAGCGAGGCTGAGGGGTTTCAGCTGGAGATGAGTGGTCTTTTAGCTGAGCTGTGCTGTCCATATCCTGCTCTCATCACCGGAGAGGTCACTAAGCGTCTGCTGAATGCCAACAACTGCATGTTACTGCTga GCTTCTTGATCTCCGAGCTCGAGTCGTCTAGGATGATCCTGGTGAACCAGCCCCAGAAGAAGGGGCAGGAGACGGGCGGCAGTAAAGTCTTCATGGAGCTGAAGGGCATCTGTATGGCTCTGGGCATGTCCAAACCTCCTCCTAACATCACCATGTTCCAGTTCTTCAGCGGTATTGAGAAAAAG CTGAAGGAGGCTTTGTCCAAGGTCCCTTCATCTCATATTGGAGAACCTCTGCTGAAGAAACCACTGGGCCCTGTGCATTGG GAGAAAATTGAAGCAATAAACCAAGCACTTGTGAATGAGTATGACGTCAGAAGGAAGATGTTGCTGAAACGACTGGATGTGACGGTGCAGTCTTTTGGCTGGTCGGTAAAAGCCAAG ACACATGCTGATAAACTTTCGAAAGTGTACCAGCCTCTTCGAGTGGTGCTGGCCGCTAAAACCAGAGTGTCTGTGGCTCACCTGTTTGCTGCTAGAGAAGATTTATCAAAGATCTTGAGAACCAGCAGTGGTCACATCAGGGAGAAAACAGCCTGTGCCATTAACAAG GTCCTGATGGGTCGTGTTCCTGATCGAGGAGGGAGACCCAATGAGATCGAGGCCCCACCTCCAGAGATGCCCACGTGGCAGAAACGGCAGGATGGTCCACAAGGGGGCGGCGGAGGACAGTACTACTCTGGTGGTGGTGGAGGAGGAAGAGGTGGTGGACGAGGTGGCTACGATCAGCAGCAGGGTGGCCGTGGAGGTCATGAGAGAGGAGGTGGAGGCAGAGGTGGGAGAGGAGACCACCGTGGAGGTAAAGCGCAGGGGAACTGGCAGGACGGCTCTGGCGGAGGTGGATACCAGGGTCATTACCAGGACGGTGGATATCGAGGAGGATACGGAGGAGGAGGTGGTGGCGGCTACCAAGGAGGCCAGCAGGGATCGGGCTACCAAGGAGGCCAACAAGGACCTGGGTACCCAGGAGGAGGATATCAGGGCGGAGGTGGGGGTTACCAGCACGAGGGCTACTATCAGGATGGAGGACGACACCAGGAGAGAGGAGGAAGGGGTGGGGGTGGGCGTGGgggtagaggaagaggaggaggaggaggaggaggaggaggaggaagaggaagtggGCAGGGAGGAGGATGGGGTGGAAGAGGAGGGCAGAATTATAACCAAGGAGGGCAATTTGAGCAATTCTTTCAGCAAGGTGGGCAACAGTATAACCAGGCCGGCTTTGGCCAGGGAAGACAGTTTACAAGCTGA